A region from the uncultured Holophaga sp. genome encodes:
- a CDS encoding PilZ domain-containing protein: protein MTSNTQNKGGLSGQLRDQILDELCDRKASLLLATPYLSFESRFLEREGDRLRVRAGMSREVAQNTLAAQGLRIRFSWDLSMFAGACRILDFEQEEHRRTLVLSLPESLGLDEQRRSYRADRTGRSGGSLGSTLGGEVRIRAFALENISPLGAGVFMREGRGEEWVPGAMVQASFDLEGGPAFSTRARVVHTQGNSVGLDFSEPLESGALSGVQRWVDARKAEARHLWDNRLEMRTRALEAARPRPAPAGLLLLSADTQLSEDIKAAMGEALPTRICPPVMAPYKKLVAEPPLLLLLDGACMGSEERRRARTLLETQPPDCPIIILGRDPQNDHPRLLSTELKGAAYFEWQPEKGAVLRMLAQGLVRKHWKSED from the coding sequence ATGACGAGCAACACCCAGAACAAAGGCGGGCTGAGCGGACAGCTGAGGGATCAGATCCTGGATGAGCTCTGTGACCGCAAAGCCTCCCTCCTCCTGGCCACCCCCTACCTCAGCTTCGAGTCGCGTTTCCTGGAGCGGGAGGGCGATCGCCTGCGGGTCCGGGCAGGGATGAGCCGAGAAGTGGCTCAGAACACCCTGGCCGCCCAGGGACTCCGCATCCGCTTCTCCTGGGACCTCAGCATGTTCGCCGGAGCCTGCAGGATCCTCGACTTCGAGCAGGAGGAGCACCGGCGCACCCTGGTCCTCTCCCTTCCCGAGAGCCTGGGCCTGGACGAGCAGCGCCGGAGCTACCGGGCCGATCGCACCGGCCGCTCTGGAGGCTCCCTGGGAAGCACCCTCGGGGGGGAAGTCCGCATCCGCGCCTTCGCCCTGGAAAACATCTCCCCCCTGGGTGCAGGGGTCTTCATGCGTGAAGGGCGGGGAGAGGAGTGGGTCCCCGGGGCGATGGTCCAGGCCAGCTTCGACCTGGAGGGCGGGCCCGCCTTCAGCACCCGTGCCCGGGTGGTCCACACCCAGGGGAACAGCGTCGGTCTGGACTTCTCCGAACCCTTGGAGAGTGGAGCTCTCTCAGGGGTCCAGCGCTGGGTGGACGCCCGGAAGGCGGAGGCCCGCCATCTCTGGGACAACCGGCTGGAGATGCGGACCCGGGCCCTGGAGGCCGCCCGCCCCCGTCCCGCCCCCGCCGGCCTGCTCCTGCTGAGCGCCGACACCCAGCTCTCCGAGGACATCAAGGCAGCCATGGGGGAGGCCCTCCCCACCAGGATCTGTCCCCCTGTCATGGCCCCCTACAAGAAGCTGGTGGCCGAGCCCCCCCTGCTCCTGCTGCTGGACGGCGCCTGCATGGGGAGCGAAGAGCGTCGGCGGGCCAGGACCCTCCTGGAGACCCAGCCCCCGGACTGCCCCATCATCATCCTGGGCCGGGATCCACAGAACGATCACCCCCGCCTCCTGAGCACGGAGCTCAAAGGAGCCGCCTACTTTGAATGGCAGCCGGAAAAAGGGGCCGTGCTCCGGATGCTCGCCCAGGGGCTGGTGCGGAAGCACTGGAAGAGCGAAGACTGA
- a CDS encoding HAD family hydrolase → MQSLLERARRIRLVCTDVDGVLTDGSLHFGHDIGHTKSFHVRDGIAFKWLQAQGIPVAIISGLDSPATWKRAEALGVEDCFAGSLEKLPILQQLCAKYGVEPSEVAHIGDDLPDLPLLTRVGLACCPSDAVVDVRELCHYVVPEPGGRFVFRAVAELILKAQDRWDRVLDRYRG, encoded by the coding sequence ATGCAGAGTCTTCTTGAACGTGCCCGCAGGATCCGGCTGGTATGCACCGATGTGGATGGCGTCCTCACGGACGGCTCGCTTCACTTCGGGCATGACATCGGCCACACCAAGTCCTTCCATGTCCGCGATGGCATCGCCTTCAAGTGGCTCCAGGCCCAGGGGATCCCGGTGGCCATCATCTCGGGGCTGGACAGCCCGGCGACCTGGAAGCGGGCTGAGGCCCTGGGGGTGGAGGACTGCTTCGCCGGGAGCCTGGAGAAGCTCCCCATCCTCCAGCAGCTCTGCGCCAAGTACGGGGTGGAGCCTTCAGAGGTGGCCCACATCGGGGATGATCTGCCCGATCTGCCCCTGCTCACTCGGGTGGGTCTGGCCTGCTGCCCCTCGGACGCGGTGGTGGATGTCCGGGAGCTGTGCCACTACGTGGTGCCCGAGCCTGGCGGGCGCTTTGTGTTCCGTGCCGTGGCCGAATTGATTTTGAAGGCCCAGGACAGGTGGGATAGGGTGTTGGACAGATACCGAGGTTGA
- a CDS encoding FG-GAP-like repeat-containing protein: protein MKRPRQASPTPFPHRPQPAWVGLLLTFLVAFLTACSSGQEPPPAISSFTSAKTILTTGGSTTLTASFTHGQGSIDQGIGTVKSGVAVSTGTLETSQSFTLTVTGSGSPATQTLQVEVVAAPVQPVITAPAHVLLNGTGYQASVPDQPGCTFAWKISGGSITAGADSQALTYTAGTSGYVVLTCTATNAAGAVSDAGMGISEIEEALAAPTITLPSAVTADTAGYTASVPLLGGYTYAWTISGGTLTGSDATQDSITFTAGSSGSVILTCTQTNSDGIPSLTSTATTPIVAAPEAPGITVASALWARTTASASITTPQSGCTYTWAITGGAFSSSSSGTSVTFIPYAKTPLTLTCQATNAAGGVSSLATAQVAVSFTQADVLSELGLDNPPARVGADGNTLTENDHPFGKSIGDVVTAQRIDEVLLIESLGAAVSPGPAAWALSKVDGTSLQSPTWDPLTVPDLIPDTTTNPYWIPVTADTNGDGKPEVIYLGLHDVMSSTATQTYVDVTRKTIGTTATEHLGQIAINSYQAYDTTDGTSYTDYHNMDCLRNLHQQISVGAGDIDGDGRDEIIFTCANTLYIFRVNSDSTVTLVASSALTDRTRQVLRVACADLDKDDQAEIVLVDGARDANSTAYVSVLKWDTSSSQLKSIVDTLGATFSGKTLRSAEVRIGDLDGDGTPEIVLSGLLSDKSQLCTTLLHVTYSYSTKTWTSAFVDGAYLTEDLQSQVWKWPGNTNDTGQDWTNRRDWDHAAPALALGDVKGDGTTQVATCQSLLTYDGTTLAFMAQNLFVWTGRDMYATGQPYTWLGISQGASEITNRTSQTWYGQMVAGRFTQDPNGGDEILVLDQSRNYVRRFYYDSTAAAMAEGDTIPVWTSNSDYRVEYLLAADINTDQTQMKYLGVATLFSRPLIIAVLASPPYWGVMKADGSDYIQQTGNSYTQFGMSVGSSVGASVKFGVAYSVSLGAKAEIPVISNGEFESKTTVKYSANFSVDVDAAYERNISYDTYAGTDAVLFSSVPVDCYRYQVTKVGAGSKLKEGEIVVVQKTRKSVLQFTDVAFYNEHNGDYPDVDGTVLQHTIGNPLSYMGYTQALAKTLDPTQLLVIENVGAGIVPRGNLYNTMNYATSVTAATSAEFTWETESESQASFAILVGASASTSLGIAIRTSTTLGTSIGGSVGGLDPDYYTSSLLYNWGVVTYVDAIGNGKYPISYTDSSGNTAYNFPFKVVTYWVSQ from the coding sequence ATGAAAAGGCCCCGGCAAGCCTCGCCCACCCCCTTCCCTCACCGGCCCCAGCCTGCCTGGGTCGGGTTGCTGCTCACCTTCCTGGTGGCCTTCCTCACGGCCTGCAGTTCCGGGCAGGAACCCCCACCGGCCATCAGCAGCTTCACCTCAGCCAAGACCATCCTCACGACCGGCGGCAGCACCACCCTGACGGCCAGTTTCACCCATGGGCAGGGCAGCATCGACCAGGGCATCGGCACCGTCAAGTCCGGGGTTGCGGTCTCCACAGGCACCCTGGAGACCAGCCAGAGCTTTACCCTGACCGTGACAGGCTCGGGCAGTCCGGCGACCCAGACCCTCCAAGTCGAAGTGGTGGCAGCGCCCGTCCAGCCCGTGATCACCGCACCGGCCCATGTCCTCCTCAATGGCACCGGGTACCAGGCCTCTGTCCCAGACCAACCTGGGTGCACCTTCGCGTGGAAGATCAGCGGAGGAAGCATCACGGCCGGAGCGGACTCCCAGGCACTCACGTATACGGCTGGGACCTCGGGCTATGTGGTCCTCACCTGCACCGCCACGAATGCCGCAGGCGCGGTTTCCGACGCCGGGATGGGTATCAGCGAGATCGAAGAAGCCCTTGCAGCCCCCACCATCACCCTCCCCAGCGCTGTGACGGCTGATACCGCTGGCTATACCGCCTCCGTACCGCTGCTGGGAGGCTATACCTATGCCTGGACCATCAGTGGAGGCACCCTCACCGGTTCGGATGCCACCCAGGACAGCATCACCTTCACGGCCGGAAGTTCCGGATCTGTCATCCTCACCTGCACCCAGACCAACAGCGACGGCATCCCATCCCTGACGAGCACGGCGACGACTCCCATCGTCGCCGCCCCGGAGGCCCCTGGTATCACGGTGGCGTCAGCCCTCTGGGCGCGTACAACCGCCTCCGCCAGCATCACCACCCCTCAAAGCGGTTGCACCTACACCTGGGCCATCACCGGCGGGGCTTTCTCGAGCTCCAGCAGCGGCACCAGTGTCACCTTCATCCCCTACGCCAAGACGCCGCTGACCCTCACCTGCCAGGCCACCAACGCAGCGGGAGGCGTGAGCTCCCTGGCTACCGCCCAGGTGGCCGTAAGCTTCACCCAGGCCGATGTCCTCTCGGAGCTTGGCCTGGACAATCCCCCTGCCCGGGTCGGAGCAGACGGGAACACCCTCACGGAAAACGACCATCCCTTCGGTAAGAGCATCGGAGATGTGGTCACAGCCCAGCGAATCGACGAGGTGCTCCTGATCGAGAGCCTGGGTGCCGCAGTGAGCCCGGGACCGGCAGCCTGGGCCCTCAGCAAGGTGGACGGGACCAGCCTCCAGTCGCCGACCTGGGACCCCCTCACGGTGCCCGACCTGATCCCCGACACAACGACCAACCCCTACTGGATCCCGGTCACGGCGGATACCAACGGGGACGGGAAGCCCGAAGTCATCTACCTCGGCCTCCACGATGTGATGAGCTCCACCGCCACCCAGACCTACGTGGATGTGACCCGGAAGACCATCGGGACCACCGCGACGGAGCACCTGGGTCAGATCGCGATCAACAGCTACCAGGCCTATGACACGACGGATGGCACCTCTTACACGGACTACCACAACATGGACTGCCTCCGGAACCTCCACCAGCAGATCTCGGTGGGGGCCGGGGACATCGACGGCGACGGCAGGGACGAGATCATCTTCACCTGCGCCAACACCCTATACATCTTCCGGGTCAACAGCGACAGCACGGTCACCCTCGTCGCCAGTTCTGCACTGACCGACCGCACGCGACAGGTGCTCCGGGTTGCCTGCGCCGACCTGGACAAGGATGACCAGGCGGAGATCGTGCTGGTGGACGGCGCCCGCGACGCCAATTCGACGGCCTATGTCTCGGTGCTGAAATGGGACACCAGCAGCTCCCAACTCAAGTCCATCGTGGACACCCTGGGCGCCACCTTCTCCGGCAAGACCCTCCGCAGCGCGGAGGTGCGGATCGGGGATCTGGACGGGGACGGCACCCCGGAGATCGTGCTCTCGGGACTCCTTTCGGACAAGTCGCAGCTCTGCACGACCCTGCTGCATGTCACCTATTCCTATTCAACCAAGACCTGGACCTCCGCCTTCGTGGACGGGGCCTACCTGACCGAGGATCTCCAATCCCAGGTCTGGAAGTGGCCGGGCAATACAAACGATACCGGGCAGGACTGGACGAACCGGCGGGACTGGGACCATGCCGCACCCGCCCTGGCCCTGGGCGATGTCAAGGGGGATGGAACCACCCAGGTCGCAACCTGCCAGAGCCTGCTGACCTATGACGGCACAACCCTGGCTTTCATGGCCCAGAACCTCTTCGTCTGGACGGGGCGCGACATGTATGCGACCGGGCAGCCCTACACCTGGCTCGGCATCTCCCAGGGGGCCTCGGAGATCACGAACCGCACCAGCCAGACCTGGTACGGACAGATGGTGGCCGGGCGCTTCACCCAGGATCCGAACGGCGGTGACGAGATCCTTGTGCTGGACCAGTCCCGGAACTACGTGCGGCGTTTCTACTACGACTCCACCGCCGCAGCCATGGCCGAGGGAGATACCATCCCGGTCTGGACCTCGAACAGCGACTACCGTGTGGAGTATCTCCTGGCTGCGGACATCAACACGGACCAGACCCAGATGAAGTACCTCGGGGTGGCGACCCTCTTCAGCCGCCCGCTCATCATCGCGGTGCTGGCCTCCCCGCCCTACTGGGGCGTGATGAAGGCGGACGGTTCGGACTACATCCAGCAGACAGGCAACTCTTACACTCAGTTCGGCATGTCCGTCGGGTCCTCCGTGGGCGCCAGCGTGAAATTCGGCGTCGCCTACAGCGTTTCCCTGGGGGCCAAGGCCGAGATCCCCGTCATCAGCAACGGCGAGTTCGAGTCCAAAACCACCGTGAAGTACTCGGCCAACTTCTCCGTGGATGTCGATGCGGCCTACGAACGGAACATCTCGTACGACACCTACGCGGGCACCGACGCCGTCCTCTTCAGCTCCGTGCCGGTGGACTGCTACCGCTATCAGGTGACCAAGGTGGGTGCCGGTTCAAAGCTGAAGGAAGGCGAGATCGTGGTGGTCCAGAAGACCCGCAAGTCCGTCCTCCAGTTCACGGATGTGGCGTTCTATAACGAACACAATGGGGACTACCCCGACGTCGACGGCACCGTCCTGCAGCACACCATCGGGAACCCCCTGTCCTATATGGGCTACACCCAGGCGCTGGCGAAGACCCTGGACCCGACCCAGCTCCTGGTGATCGAAAACGTCGGTGCGGGGATCGTTCCCCGGGGCAATCTCTACAACACCATGAACTACGCCACCAGCGTGACCGCAGCGACCTCGGCGGAGTTCACCTGGGAGACCGAGTCCGAGAGCCAAGCCTCCTTTGCGATCCTTGTCGGAGCCTCCGCATCCACAAGCCTGGGGATTGCGATCCGGACCTCCACAACCCTGGGGACTTCCATCGGCGGCTCCGTAGGGGGCCTGGATCCCGACTACTACACCAGCTCCCTGCTCTACAACTGGGGCGTCGTGACTTACGTGGACGCCATCGGGAACGGGAAATACCCGATCTCCTACACCGATTCATCCGGCAACACCGCCTACAACTTCCCCTTCAAGGTGGTCACCTACTGGGTGAGCCAATGA
- a CDS encoding metalloregulator ArsR/SmtB family transcription factor has protein sequence MKPPMTNPMIDEVSDLFAALGDPSRLKILRSLLEAGEPMNQGSIAESAGLSQANTSKHLACLVRVGLVEREPQGNSVFFKPLLPLVENICHLVCGHVSERARQTYKALG, from the coding sequence ATGAAGCCCCCCATGACCAATCCCATGATCGACGAAGTGAGCGACCTGTTCGCCGCCCTCGGGGACCCCTCCCGCCTGAAGATCCTCCGCTCCCTGCTGGAGGCGGGCGAGCCCATGAACCAGGGCAGCATCGCCGAGTCCGCCGGGCTCTCCCAGGCCAACACCAGCAAGCACCTGGCCTGCCTGGTACGGGTCGGACTGGTGGAGCGGGAGCCCCAGGGGAACAGCGTCTTCTTCAAGCCCCTGCTGCCTCTGGTCGAAAACATCTGTCATCTGGTCTGCGGCCATGTCAGCGAGCGCGCCCGCCAGACTTACAAGGCCCTGGGCTGA
- a CDS encoding TolC family protein — MVKKSASLLFLALPALSAADPLSIQEAIRRAWHDQSGLQAGQAMVDRARAESEAMKALRLPTLSTSAGLQRTDEPMMVFGTHLDQARISMADFNPASLNHPDALTAFGMSVTVAQPLYAGGRITAAGRAGEAMAGAEAAQQDYRRQQVALAVVKAYFGAQVAHQGLSYAEDTLRQARETERFIQARVDQGLMLKSEALRASAFRAQSEAALAEAHQHLASALSGLALLTGGSVQDADLLTPIEGGPTAGPASEASGRQDLQAARLQVHAARAGVSASRGSLLPEVGLTATWGTARYTWNGGGNWTTLGIGAKWTIFSGPDRRRLEAARASERAAELNLKWQEQQASREVDEARRAVETAVARLKSAREAVTASEAVRTLRLARHHEGLLPLVEVLDAETGLSGARTLLLASELDLRISQAQLALALGQPVEGVQP, encoded by the coding sequence ATGGTTAAGAAGTCTGCTTCACTTCTCTTCCTCGCCCTCCCTGCTCTCTCCGCTGCTGATCCCCTGAGCATCCAGGAGGCCATCCGGAGGGCTTGGCACGACCAGAGCGGCCTCCAGGCCGGCCAGGCCATGGTGGACCGGGCAAGGGCCGAGTCCGAGGCCATGAAGGCGCTCCGGCTGCCGACCCTCTCCACCAGCGCAGGTCTCCAGCGCACCGACGAGCCCATGATGGTCTTCGGCACCCACCTGGACCAGGCCCGGATCAGCATGGCGGACTTCAACCCGGCAAGCCTCAACCACCCCGATGCCCTCACCGCCTTCGGCATGAGCGTGACCGTGGCCCAACCCCTCTACGCAGGCGGACGCATCACCGCTGCGGGGCGGGCCGGTGAGGCCATGGCCGGGGCCGAGGCAGCCCAGCAGGACTACAGGCGCCAACAGGTGGCCCTCGCCGTCGTCAAGGCCTACTTCGGAGCCCAGGTGGCCCACCAGGGCCTGAGCTATGCCGAGGACACGCTGCGCCAGGCCCGGGAGACCGAGCGCTTCATCCAGGCGCGGGTGGACCAGGGACTCATGCTCAAGTCCGAGGCCCTTAGGGCCAGCGCCTTCCGCGCCCAGTCAGAGGCGGCCTTGGCGGAAGCCCACCAGCACCTCGCCAGCGCCCTCTCCGGACTCGCCCTCCTGACCGGGGGCTCAGTCCAGGATGCTGATCTGCTCACCCCCATCGAAGGAGGGCCGACGGCGGGCCCGGCCTCTGAAGCCAGCGGACGCCAAGACCTGCAGGCCGCCCGGCTCCAGGTCCATGCCGCCCGCGCCGGGGTCAGCGCCAGCCGGGGCAGCCTCCTGCCAGAGGTGGGCCTCACCGCCACCTGGGGCACCGCCCGCTACACCTGGAACGGGGGAGGCAACTGGACGACCCTGGGCATCGGCGCCAAGTGGACGATCTTCTCCGGCCCCGACCGGCGCCGCCTGGAGGCCGCCCGTGCCTCCGAGCGGGCGGCTGAGCTCAACCTCAAGTGGCAGGAGCAGCAGGCCTCCCGGGAGGTCGATGAAGCCCGCCGGGCGGTGGAGACCGCCGTCGCCCGATTGAAGTCCGCCCGGGAGGCAGTGACCGCCTCGGAGGCCGTCCGCACCCTCCGCTTGGCCCGGCACCACGAGGGACTCCTCCCTCTGGTGGAGGTCCTGGATGCCGAGACGGGCCTCTCCGGAGCCCGCACCCTCCTGCTCGCCAGCGAGCTCGATCTGAGAATCAGCCAAGCCCAGCTCGCCCTCGCCCTGGGCCAGCCCGTCGAAGGAGTCCAGCCATGA
- a CDS encoding efflux RND transporter periplasmic adaptor subunit, with product MMKPLALSTLALVLSLGCGHKPADEGPQLPKAQVRLVQAGSSQSQGWVAGTLTSTQRAVISTRMAASVRQVHVSEGARVAAGTLLISLADDDLKGALKAAEAGLAAAKAHYQRIANLAQQSAATPSELEMAQTQLAQAQAGVAGVKANLAFTEIRAPFAGVIQARRVNEGDFVGPGAPLVELEGQGALELTATLSEQESQGLKMGRKFAFDVDGNTGQAEITALAPGGDPISHRSALRARVLKGSPAFRTGSFARLLLPTKGLESSGTIFVPASALVQRGELHGVFVAADGKAQLRWLSLGERQGDRYPVRAGLASGEPVVDTPGDLKDGQPIEVLK from the coding sequence ATGATGAAGCCCCTCGCCCTCAGCACCCTCGCCCTGGTCCTGAGCCTGGGATGCGGCCACAAGCCCGCCGATGAAGGGCCCCAGCTCCCCAAGGCGCAGGTCAGGCTCGTCCAGGCCGGCTCCAGCCAGAGCCAGGGCTGGGTCGCGGGGACCCTGACCTCTACCCAGCGGGCGGTCATCTCCACCCGCATGGCCGCTTCCGTGCGGCAGGTCCATGTCTCCGAGGGCGCCCGGGTGGCCGCCGGGACCCTGCTCATCAGCCTGGCCGATGATGACCTCAAGGGGGCCCTCAAGGCCGCGGAGGCCGGGCTCGCCGCAGCCAAGGCACACTACCAGCGCATCGCCAACCTGGCCCAGCAGAGCGCCGCCACCCCCAGCGAGCTGGAGATGGCCCAGACCCAGCTGGCCCAGGCCCAGGCCGGGGTCGCGGGTGTCAAAGCCAATCTGGCCTTCACCGAGATCCGGGCGCCCTTCGCCGGGGTCATCCAGGCCCGTCGGGTCAATGAAGGCGACTTCGTGGGGCCCGGGGCTCCCCTGGTGGAATTGGAGGGCCAGGGGGCCCTGGAGCTCACCGCCACCCTCTCCGAACAGGAGAGCCAAGGCCTGAAGATGGGCCGGAAGTTCGCCTTCGACGTGGACGGCAACACCGGCCAGGCCGAAATCACCGCCCTGGCCCCTGGCGGCGACCCCATCTCCCACCGATCCGCTCTGCGGGCCCGTGTGCTGAAGGGGAGCCCGGCCTTCCGGACCGGCAGCTTTGCCCGGCTCCTGCTGCCCACCAAGGGACTGGAGAGCTCCGGCACGATCTTCGTGCCCGCCAGCGCCCTGGTCCAGCGCGGTGAGCTCCATGGGGTCTTCGTGGCCGCCGACGGCAAGGCCCAGCTGCGCTGGCTCTCCCTGGGCGAACGCCAGGGGGACCGCTATCCCGTGCGGGCCGGACTCGCCAGTGGTGAACCGGTCGTCGACACTCCCGGCGACCTCAAGGACGGGCAGCCCATCGAGGTGCTGAAATGA